One genomic segment of Mycolicibacterium neworleansense includes these proteins:
- a CDS encoding AMP-binding protein — protein sequence MARDVIAIDTTLDHPCPDIWAILETPDLYPRFFRGLGSCERATSDPQLFEVRLSTSRGAVVVHEMRRTVRLSGMELRLDATQTGRCFASIRLTPEGSGARIALRIFAVGTLHPDIAKAGDNAVEGWIRDGLRRISDYLAGEPSAQLVNMGDGRSLQLNVLKTMITSGVVRASRPDRGIRQLNSLAKWGFTLAGGLTAAAARAPRTTATIDEYGTSTYAEMAERTTRLASGLAVIGFTSDSTLAVLARNHSAMVECMVAASKLGADLVLLNTGLAARAIEEIVKRHRVDAIFVDSGFEPEVRYVAADTPRISIHPNSATPQRRSVEELIATGTGATPVAPPKQPGKLVALTSGTTGTPKGARRPTPPGFGAIAAMLSRMPLHRGEVMLLSAPLFHTWGLAALQVSTPLLATVVLMERFDAEACLKAIERHRCTVVVLVPVMLQRILELPAAVVKRYDTSSLKVVASSGSPIPGAAVTKFMDTFGDVLYNFYGSTEVSWATIADPADLRVAPTTAGRPPLGTRIAILDEGGRVVPVGVVGRIFVGNDMLFDGYTNAASPAVEDRLMDTGDLGYLDASGRLFVAGRDDDMIISGGENVFPRPVEEAIAVLPQVADVAVVGVPDSEFGQRLAAFVVRAEGTSLDEDTVKNYVRNRLSRFSIPRDVTFVDQLPRTATGKVLKRHLIEGHFGLEMGWPGQG from the coding sequence GTGGCACGAGATGTGATCGCCATCGACACAACGCTCGATCACCCATGCCCGGATATCTGGGCCATTCTGGAGACACCGGATCTGTACCCGCGGTTCTTCCGTGGCCTCGGTTCGTGCGAACGGGCCACCAGCGACCCGCAACTCTTCGAGGTGCGTCTGTCCACCTCCCGGGGTGCCGTCGTCGTGCACGAGATGCGCCGGACGGTCCGCCTGTCGGGCATGGAGTTGCGCCTCGACGCAACGCAGACCGGGCGTTGCTTCGCCTCGATTCGTCTGACCCCTGAAGGCAGCGGCGCGCGGATCGCATTGCGGATCTTCGCGGTCGGCACGCTGCACCCCGACATCGCGAAGGCCGGCGACAACGCCGTCGAGGGCTGGATACGAGACGGGCTGCGGCGAATCTCGGACTACCTGGCCGGCGAGCCGTCCGCGCAACTGGTCAACATGGGCGACGGGCGGTCACTGCAACTCAACGTCCTGAAGACCATGATCACCAGCGGCGTGGTGCGCGCATCTCGACCCGATCGCGGTATCCGCCAACTCAATTCGCTCGCCAAATGGGGGTTCACGCTGGCCGGCGGCCTCACCGCCGCAGCTGCGCGCGCACCACGCACCACAGCGACGATCGACGAGTACGGGACCTCGACCTACGCCGAAATGGCCGAACGCACCACCCGCTTGGCATCGGGTCTGGCCGTGATCGGTTTCACCAGCGACAGCACGCTGGCGGTACTGGCCCGCAACCATTCGGCGATGGTCGAATGCATGGTGGCGGCCAGCAAGTTGGGCGCCGACCTGGTCCTGCTCAACACCGGCCTCGCCGCCCGCGCGATCGAAGAGATCGTCAAACGCCACCGCGTCGACGCCATATTCGTCGACAGCGGTTTCGAACCCGAGGTGCGGTATGTCGCCGCGGACACCCCGCGGATCTCCATCCACCCCAATTCGGCTACGCCGCAGCGTCGCTCGGTGGAAGAGCTCATCGCCACCGGCACCGGCGCCACACCGGTGGCGCCACCTAAGCAACCCGGCAAGCTGGTAGCTCTCACGTCGGGCACCACCGGCACCCCCAAAGGTGCCCGGCGGCCCACGCCACCCGGATTCGGCGCCATCGCCGCGATGCTGTCGCGCATGCCGCTGCACCGGGGCGAAGTGATGTTGCTGTCGGCGCCGCTGTTCCACACCTGGGGTCTGGCCGCACTGCAGGTGAGCACGCCGCTGCTCGCGACGGTGGTGCTGATGGAACGGTTCGACGCCGAGGCCTGCCTCAAAGCCATTGAGCGCCATCGCTGCACCGTGGTGGTTCTGGTTCCGGTGATGCTGCAGCGCATTCTCGAGTTGCCCGCCGCCGTGGTCAAGCGATACGACACCTCGTCGCTGAAGGTGGTGGCCAGCAGCGGTTCGCCGATACCCGGCGCAGCCGTCACCAAATTCATGGACACCTTCGGCGACGTTCTCTACAACTTCTACGGCTCCACCGAGGTGTCATGGGCGACGATCGCCGATCCTGCCGACCTGCGGGTCGCGCCGACCACAGCGGGGCGGCCACCGCTGGGTACCCGCATCGCCATCCTCGATGAAGGCGGCCGCGTCGTCCCGGTCGGCGTGGTCGGTCGCATCTTCGTCGGCAATGACATGCTCTTCGACGGCTACACGAATGCGGCGTCGCCGGCCGTCGAGGACCGGTTGATGGACACCGGCGATCTCGGGTACCTCGATGCCAGCGGACGCCTCTTCGTGGCCGGACGCGACGACGACATGATCATCTCCGGCGGCGAGAACGTGTTCCCGCGGCCGGTCGAAGAAGCCATCGCCGTCTTGCCCCAGGTCGCCGACGTGGCGGTGGTCGGCGTCCCGGATTCCGAGTTCGGCCAGCGCCTGGCAGCATTCGTCGTTCGCGCCGAGGGGACATCACTCGACGAAGACACCGTCAAGAACTACGTGCGCAACCGACTGAGCCGCTTCTCGATTCCGCGTGATGTCACATTCGTCGATCAGCTGCCACGCACCGCCACCGGAAAGGTCCTGAAGCGGCATTTGATCGAGGGCCACTTCGGCCTTGAGATGGGGTGGCCGGGCCAGGGTTAG
- a CDS encoding SDR family NAD(P)-dependent oxidoreductase has protein sequence MTTASHVFLISGASRGLGRAITEAALDAGHRVVAGARSPGALSDLAATHAERLAVVELDVTNDDHVRSAVATAIDRFGRLDVLVNNAGYANLCAIEDVDFEDFRTQVDTNFFGVVRLTRAALPVLRGQRSGHIIQVSSVGGRLVRPGLSAYQSSKWAVTGFSGVLAQEVAPLGIKVTVLEPGGMRTDWAGSSMSIAPVRDEYASTVGASAAMGNSDNLGASDPAKVAALLLKIVDMPEPPARLLVGPDAYRYATAAGRDLLADDERWEPLSISTVADDITPNQLDPLGTAQR, from the coding sequence ATGACCACTGCATCCCATGTCTTCCTCATCTCAGGTGCCTCCCGCGGCCTCGGCCGAGCCATCACCGAAGCCGCCCTCGATGCCGGCCACCGCGTGGTCGCCGGTGCCCGCTCGCCTGGCGCGCTGAGCGACCTGGCCGCCACGCACGCCGAACGGCTCGCCGTCGTCGAGCTCGACGTCACCAACGACGACCACGTCCGCTCCGCGGTCGCCACCGCGATCGACCGGTTCGGCAGGCTCGACGTGCTGGTCAACAACGCGGGATACGCCAACCTCTGCGCTATCGAAGACGTCGACTTCGAGGACTTCCGCACCCAGGTCGACACGAACTTCTTCGGCGTGGTGCGCCTGACCCGGGCAGCATTGCCCGTCCTGCGCGGCCAGCGCTCCGGGCACATCATCCAGGTGTCATCTGTGGGCGGACGGCTCGTGCGCCCCGGCCTGTCGGCCTACCAGTCGTCCAAGTGGGCTGTCACCGGCTTCTCCGGCGTGCTGGCCCAGGAGGTCGCACCGCTCGGAATCAAGGTCACCGTGCTAGAACCCGGTGGCATGCGCACCGACTGGGCAGGTTCCTCGATGAGCATCGCGCCGGTGCGTGATGAATACGCCTCCACGGTGGGTGCGTCCGCTGCCATGGGAAATTCGGATAATCTCGGCGCCAGCGACCCGGCCAAGGTCGCCGCGCTGCTGCTCAAGATCGTCGACATGCCCGAGCCTCCCGCACGATTGCTCGTCGGGCCCGATGCCTACCGCTACGCCACCGCGGCCGGGCGGGACCTGCTCGCCGACGACGAGCGGTGGGAGCCGCTGAGCATCTCCACCGTCGCCGACGACATCACTCCCAACCAGCTCGATCCCCTCGGAACTGCCCAGCGCTGA
- a CDS encoding DUF1906 domain-containing protein gives MTQSASRREVLRYAALLAPALAVPGALAASTGTPTAAGDGLQLVDFAHRLVQPEQIKSAGFGGALVYVSELRPGATFDFKPVTRDYADRLRGAGLQVVSCYQFGKPGWPTPSDFTRGYDGGVADAQTAVGLHTAAGGPPSAPIFFSVDEDIDASTWKSQAVQWFRGINSVLGVGRTGIYGGRRQCGWAIADGVIGSSSSPGHRWAWQTKAWSRGEREPAAVLFQREVVTASDPGFVIDGIHVDVNDVLAADFGQWDLAR, from the coding sequence GTGACGCAGTCCGCTTCACGCCGTGAGGTCCTTCGGTACGCCGCGCTGTTGGCGCCGGCGCTGGCCGTCCCGGGTGCGTTGGCGGCGTCGACCGGCACACCTACGGCTGCCGGCGACGGACTGCAACTCGTCGATTTCGCCCATCGGCTGGTTCAACCCGAGCAGATCAAGTCCGCCGGCTTCGGCGGCGCGTTGGTCTACGTGTCCGAGCTGCGGCCGGGAGCCACATTCGATTTCAAGCCGGTCACCCGTGACTATGCCGACCGGCTCCGGGGTGCGGGCCTGCAGGTCGTCAGCTGTTACCAGTTCGGCAAACCGGGATGGCCGACGCCGTCGGATTTCACCCGCGGTTATGACGGCGGAGTGGCGGATGCGCAGACGGCGGTGGGGCTGCACACCGCGGCGGGCGGTCCGCCGTCGGCGCCGATCTTCTTCAGCGTCGACGAGGATATCGACGCCTCGACGTGGAAAAGCCAGGCAGTGCAATGGTTTCGGGGCATCAACTCGGTTTTGGGGGTCGGCCGCACCGGGATCTACGGAGGTCGTCGCCAGTGTGGCTGGGCGATCGCCGACGGCGTCATCGGATCCTCGAGCAGCCCGGGCCATCGCTGGGCTTGGCAGACGAAGGCATGGTCACGGGGCGAGCGTGAGCCGGCTGCCGTGCTGTTCCAGAGGGAAGTCGTCACCGCGTCCGACCCGGGGTTCGTGATCGACGGCATCCATGTCGACGTGAACGATGTTCTCGCAGCGGATTTCGGCCAATGGGATCTCGCGAGATGA
- a CDS encoding APC family permease, with translation MTAQAMVGGQHDEEAGGKLNRKITGPLLYLFILGDVLGAGVYALMGVLAAKVGGVLWAPLLVALVLALLTAGSYAELVTKYPKAGGAAVFAERAFGKPLVSFLVGFAMLAAGVTSAAGLALAFAGDYLATFIDVPMVPAAIGFLALVAALNARGISESVKSNVVMTVIELSGLVIVIAAGAMLIGRGGGDVSRVGQFPAESVPALAILAGAIIAYYSFVGFETSANVAEEIRRPAKVYPAALFGALVTAGIVYVLVGIASSVSLPPEELSRSSGPLLEVVSVSGLAVPEWVFSAIALVAVANGALLTMIMSSRLAFGMAEHRLLPGVLARVLPRRRTPWVAIVATTAVAMVLTLVGDLSTLAETVVLLLLFVFISTNVAVLVLRREHLERKHFRVWTPVPVLGVASCVMLLTQQTATVWLFGAILLAVGVVLYVLARAATRRADRPKP, from the coding sequence ATGACGGCGCAGGCCATGGTGGGCGGGCAGCACGACGAGGAAGCCGGCGGAAAGCTCAACCGCAAGATCACCGGGCCGCTGCTGTACTTGTTCATCCTCGGCGATGTTCTCGGGGCCGGCGTCTATGCGCTGATGGGTGTGCTGGCAGCGAAGGTCGGCGGGGTGCTGTGGGCCCCGTTGCTGGTGGCATTGGTGCTCGCGCTGCTGACCGCGGGTTCCTATGCCGAACTGGTCACCAAATATCCCAAGGCCGGCGGTGCGGCGGTGTTCGCCGAGCGGGCGTTCGGCAAACCGCTGGTGTCGTTCCTGGTCGGGTTCGCGATGCTGGCGGCAGGAGTGACCAGCGCGGCGGGGTTGGCCCTGGCTTTTGCAGGTGACTACCTCGCCACCTTCATCGACGTCCCCATGGTGCCCGCAGCCATCGGCTTTCTCGCGCTGGTCGCCGCCCTGAATGCCCGGGGTATCAGCGAATCGGTGAAGAGCAATGTCGTCATGACAGTCATCGAGCTGAGCGGTCTCGTCATCGTCATCGCCGCGGGTGCCATGCTGATCGGCCGTGGCGGCGGCGATGTCAGCCGCGTGGGTCAGTTTCCTGCCGAATCGGTTCCGGCACTGGCAATCCTGGCCGGCGCGATCATCGCCTATTACTCGTTCGTGGGATTCGAGACCTCCGCGAACGTCGCCGAGGAGATCCGCCGCCCGGCCAAGGTCTACCCCGCGGCGTTGTTCGGTGCGCTCGTCACGGCCGGCATCGTCTACGTGCTGGTCGGCATCGCCAGCTCCGTTTCCCTGCCACCCGAAGAACTGAGCCGGTCCTCTGGCCCGCTGCTCGAAGTGGTGTCGGTGTCCGGCCTGGCCGTACCCGAGTGGGTCTTCAGTGCGATAGCCCTGGTCGCCGTCGCCAACGGAGCGCTGCTGACCATGATCATGTCGAGCCGGCTGGCGTTCGGGATGGCCGAACACCGATTGCTGCCGGGTGTACTCGCGCGGGTGTTGCCGCGGCGTCGCACACCGTGGGTGGCGATCGTCGCGACCACGGCCGTCGCGATGGTCTTGACCCTGGTCGGTGACCTGTCCACGCTGGCTGAGACAGTGGTTCTGCTGTTGTTGTTCGTGTTCATCTCCACGAATGTCGCAGTGCTGGTGTTGCGGCGAGAACATTTGGAGCGCAAGCATTTCCGGGTATGGACGCCGGTGCCGGTACTCGGCGTGGCGTCCTGCGTGATGCTGCTGACCCAGCAGACTGCGACGGTGTGGCTGTTCGGGGCCATCCTGTTGGCCGTCGGTGTGGTGCTGTACGTCCTGGCCCGGGCGGCGACGCGACGGGCAGACCGCCCGAAGCCGTGA
- a CDS encoding SCO6745 family protein — MSNTEMLGAAAATGDAMEQAVAIFMLHPETFGASTAAGYANPLAHYVAGRGGVLGEATGATVSAVFAVFEPKGLAAMWDEGVAVRGAAGAAQQYWAQAAEFGRKYLSGAQGLDRIAALGEKLIAATPIAGLPLFAGWRAMPLADDAPARALQVMFVLRELRAGVHFNALTISGIAPVEAHMLNKGRQYTTMFGWPEPFADGADKKDRYGEIEQATNRRMAEIFTAALDPAEAGELARLSTDVLASMKANVPG, encoded by the coding sequence ATGAGCAACACCGAGATGCTGGGCGCCGCGGCGGCCACGGGCGACGCAATGGAGCAGGCCGTCGCGATCTTCATGCTGCATCCGGAGACATTCGGCGCCAGCACCGCTGCCGGTTACGCGAACCCATTGGCGCACTATGTGGCCGGCCGCGGCGGCGTGCTCGGTGAGGCCACCGGGGCCACCGTCAGCGCGGTCTTCGCGGTGTTCGAGCCCAAGGGACTCGCCGCGATGTGGGATGAAGGTGTCGCGGTGCGCGGCGCCGCCGGTGCGGCACAACAGTATTGGGCGCAGGCCGCGGAGTTCGGCCGCAAGTACCTGTCCGGGGCCCAGGGGTTGGACCGCATCGCCGCGTTGGGGGAGAAGCTCATCGCCGCCACACCTATTGCGGGGTTGCCGTTGTTCGCCGGCTGGCGCGCGATGCCGCTGGCCGACGATGCACCCGCCCGGGCGCTGCAGGTGATGTTCGTCTTGCGCGAGCTGCGTGCCGGTGTGCACTTCAATGCGCTCACGATCTCGGGTATCGCACCGGTCGAGGCACACATGCTGAACAAGGGACGCCAGTACACCACGATGTTCGGCTGGCCCGAACCGTTCGCGGACGGTGCGGACAAGAAGGACCGCTACGGTGAGATCGAGCAGGCGACGAACCGGCGGATGGCCGAGATCTTCACGGCTGCCCTCGATCCGGCCGAGGCCGGGGAACTCGCCCGGCTCAGTACTGACGTGCTGGCTTCGATGAAAGCGAACGTTCCGGGCTGA
- a CDS encoding maleylpyruvate isomerase family mycothiol-dependent enzyme — protein MRLSSEERERVFAAVADERRSIGALIGGLDADQLATPSLCAGWDVKTVAAHLVSDFTDGFWGFLASGIRHGSIDRGIDALARSRARLPAAEIAETLRSRADSRLSPPVTGPLSGLTDVLVHGADIRIPLGLAHRPDPQHVARVLDFLTGRTQLGFFPHRRLRGIALHDEDTGRTWGEGQVITGPGVAVMLAVCGRTVAFDRLSGAGLTVLRSRLPS, from the coding sequence GTGCGGTTGAGTTCGGAGGAGCGCGAGCGGGTGTTCGCGGCGGTGGCCGATGAGCGACGGTCGATCGGGGCCTTGATCGGTGGGCTCGATGCCGATCAGCTGGCCACACCGAGCCTGTGTGCCGGCTGGGACGTCAAAACCGTTGCGGCTCATCTGGTCAGCGATTTCACCGACGGCTTCTGGGGCTTCTTGGCCAGCGGCATCCGCCACGGCAGCATCGACCGCGGGATTGATGCGCTGGCCCGAAGCCGGGCGCGACTCCCGGCGGCCGAGATCGCCGAGACGCTGCGCAGCCGCGCCGACTCCAGACTGAGCCCGCCGGTCACCGGTCCGTTGTCGGGCCTGACCGATGTGTTGGTACATGGCGCGGACATCCGGATCCCGTTGGGGCTTGCGCACCGACCGGATCCGCAACACGTCGCGCGGGTGCTCGATTTCCTCACCGGCCGAACGCAGCTCGGGTTCTTTCCGCACCGACGTCTGCGCGGTATCGCGTTGCACGACGAGGACACCGGGCGAACCTGGGGTGAGGGCCAGGTCATCACCGGGCCAGGGGTGGCGGTGATGCTGGCCGTGTGCGGCCGCACCGTCGCGTTCGACCGCTTGTCAGGCGCCGGGCTGACGGTTCTGCGATCGCGGCTTCCTAGTTGA
- a CDS encoding fused (3R)-hydroxyacyl-ACP dehydratase subunits HadA/HadB, which yields MTAAPEASALEARVGHYYEADGLYLVGREKVREYARAVQDYHPAHWDVDAAAKLGYSGLVAPLTFTSTPAMACNRRMFESIVVGYDTYLQTEEVFEQHRPIVAGDELHVDVELTSVRRIAGRDMITVTNTFTDRAGERVHTLHTTVVGVTAEDLNPEIKTAVQRAMMHDVDIFGVGDDEYQKTVRPEGEIRIADGGTTRTPGTPSFEDVKVGDEIGVHHTRLSRGDLVNYAGVAGDANPIHWDEDIAKLAGLPDVIAHGMLTMGLGAGFVSTWTGDPGAVTRYAVRLSQPAIVSAKEGADIEFSGKIKSLDPETRSGVIIVAAKSDGKKIFGLATMNVRFN from the coding sequence ATGACCGCAGCACCAGAAGCATCGGCGCTCGAAGCCCGGGTCGGCCACTACTACGAGGCGGACGGCCTCTATTTGGTCGGCCGCGAAAAGGTACGCGAGTACGCCCGTGCCGTGCAGGACTACCACCCCGCACACTGGGACGTCGACGCCGCCGCGAAGCTGGGCTACTCAGGCCTGGTCGCGCCGCTGACCTTCACCTCGACCCCGGCCATGGCCTGCAACCGGCGCATGTTCGAGTCGATCGTCGTCGGTTATGACACCTACCTGCAGACCGAAGAGGTCTTCGAGCAGCATCGCCCGATCGTGGCCGGAGACGAACTGCATGTCGACGTCGAACTGACCTCGGTGCGCAGGATCGCCGGTCGGGACATGATCACCGTCACCAACACGTTCACCGACCGGGCCGGCGAGCGGGTGCACACCCTGCACACCACCGTCGTCGGTGTCACCGCCGAGGACCTCAATCCGGAGATCAAGACCGCTGTGCAGCGAGCGATGATGCACGACGTCGACATCTTCGGGGTCGGCGACGACGAGTACCAGAAGACGGTGCGCCCCGAAGGTGAGATCCGGATCGCCGATGGCGGCACCACCCGCACGCCGGGCACGCCGTCCTTCGAGGACGTCAAGGTCGGCGACGAGATCGGGGTGCACCACACCCGGTTGTCCCGCGGCGACCTGGTGAACTATGCCGGTGTGGCCGGCGACGCCAACCCGATCCACTGGGACGAGGACATCGCCAAGCTGGCCGGGCTGCCCGACGTGATCGCCCACGGAATGCTCACCATGGGGCTGGGGGCCGGATTCGTCTCCACCTGGACCGGCGACCCGGGTGCGGTCACCCGCTACGCGGTGCGGCTGTCGCAGCCCGCGATCGTGTCGGCCAAGGAGGGCGCCGACATCGAGTTCAGCGGCAAGATCAAGTCGCTGGACCCGGAGACCCGCTCCGGCGTGATCATCGTCGCGGCCAAGTCCGACGGCAAGAAGATCTTCGGCCTGGCGACGATGAACGTCCGGTTCAACTAG
- a CDS encoding serpin family protein gives MAGVSTPELVSAYAARFNESLLGEHAVASPLGLWLLLALAGPAASGESRRDLERVLGTTVEDAAARAAALLSEPHPAVSALSAVWDRALGPAFDDWARTLPAVVERGPVPDQADADAWAQSHTNGLINRFPLQLSELTRLVLASALATDISWAEPLATTAELGGAFGKRIGTALMFDDGIQLVADTDAAGMVAVAAPPSSSALDVLSVIAAPEVPPRDVDTAAHQVAAMLRGDERAARRVPVEELAAGHAWTVTERRERRVGGPGVQAEWRTRLPAWSAISDHNLENAPGMAPVFDTLRGFARPEDLPVEFSARQAAVASYTREGFKAAAVTAIGMVAGCLPQFHEVLVRRIDLWFNRPFAVLACADRYDGPQPWRGVPVFSAWVTEPQETRPTAVG, from the coding sequence ATGGCCGGCGTGAGTACCCCCGAGCTGGTGTCTGCCTACGCGGCCCGGTTCAACGAGTCCTTACTCGGTGAGCACGCGGTGGCCTCGCCGCTGGGCCTGTGGCTGTTGCTGGCGTTGGCAGGCCCGGCCGCCTCGGGCGAGTCCAGACGTGACCTCGAGAGGGTGCTCGGCACGACGGTTGAGGACGCCGCCGCGCGGGCGGCCGCCCTGCTGAGCGAACCGCACCCGGCGGTGTCGGCGCTCTCAGCGGTATGGGACCGCGCACTGGGGCCGGCGTTCGACGACTGGGCGCGGACGCTGCCTGCGGTCGTGGAGCGGGGCCCGGTGCCGGATCAGGCAGACGCCGATGCCTGGGCGCAGTCCCACACGAACGGGTTGATCAACCGATTCCCGCTCCAGCTCAGTGAATTGACCAGGCTGGTACTCGCCTCCGCGCTGGCCACCGACATCAGCTGGGCCGAACCGCTGGCCACGACGGCAGAACTCGGTGGGGCGTTCGGTAAACGGATCGGCACCGCGCTGATGTTCGACGACGGGATCCAGTTGGTCGCCGACACCGATGCGGCCGGAATGGTCGCGGTGGCGGCGCCGCCCTCGTCATCGGCGCTCGACGTCCTCAGCGTGATCGCAGCCCCCGAGGTGCCGCCCCGCGATGTGGACACCGCCGCGCATCAGGTGGCGGCGATGCTGCGCGGTGACGAGCGCGCGGCGCGCCGCGTCCCGGTAGAGGAGCTGGCTGCCGGGCATGCGTGGACGGTGACCGAGCGGCGCGAGCGCAGGGTCGGCGGGCCGGGCGTGCAGGCGGAGTGGCGGACCCGTCTGCCGGCCTGGTCGGCGATCAGCGACCACAACCTCGAGAATGCGCCCGGGATGGCTCCGGTGTTCGACACGCTGCGTGGTTTCGCCAGGCCGGAGGATCTGCCGGTGGAGTTCAGCGCCAGGCAGGCGGCCGTCGCTTCTTATACGAGAGAGGGTTTCAAGGCCGCGGCGGTCACCGCGATCGGGATGGTGGCCGGTTGCCTGCCGCAGTTCCATGAGGTGTTGGTCCGCCGGATCGACCTGTGGTTCAACCGCCCGTTCGCGGTCTTGGCCTGCGCGGACCGCTATGACGGACCGCAGCCGTGGCGCGGGGTGCCGGTGTTCAGCGCCTGGGTCACCGAGCCGCAGGAGACGCGGCCAACCGCCGTTGGATGA